One window of the Campylobacter concisus genome contains the following:
- a CDS encoding type II toxin-antitoxin system RelE/ParE family toxin, whose translation MSKYKVLISPQAYEELEAIYKYIALSLLSSGAANSTLEAIKNAILSLDEIPNRGAIRKVGRYANMGYRQLFVKNYTVIYRVNEKNKAVIIITIRYTPSAF comes from the coding sequence TTGAGTAAGTATAAAGTTCTGATCTCACCACAAGCTTATGAAGAGCTTGAAGCGATTTATAAATATATCGCACTATCTTTGCTCTCGTCAGGTGCTGCAAACTCTACGCTAGAGGCTATCAAAAATGCTATTCTTAGCCTAGATGAGATACCAAATCGTGGTGCTATTAGAAAAGTTGGCAGATATGCCAATATGGGCTATAGACAGCTATTTGTTAAAAACTATACAGTGATTTATAGGGTCAATGAAAAAAATAAGGCCGTTATAATCATCACTATTAGATATACGCCAAGCGCTTTTTAG
- a CDS encoding FAD-dependent oxidoreductase, with amino-acid sequence MVENNELSRRSFLKRSGALTLGSVAAGSALLTGCDNPNNHLIHPEKETTKAPDVPKWLGVEPEISDKDIKETLETDVLIIGAGVSGLHAARAASEKGARVIVLEKAGRFQVRSGQYGTLGNKFQRELGIKYDKNAAINEHLKQMGYRADQRVWNYWADHSGEDFDWMIELAPAVHFMKETDTQLDRSKINLMVMHYPLPAGYDPSKENSPSYPTVMSFLPSQEPMMELVYEKSIKQGAKYIFKTRAKKLLRDKTTGKMQGAIAQNMADGSYIKINAKSVILATGDYMNDPEMVKTFVPWVANFFCPFPNRDYKNNPTNTGDGHKLGSWIGAKLEDGPHAPVAHTLGGPLGVDAFLLTNAKGERFTNEDLSGQQVTQPLSRQPGGFGWQVFDSKFPEQVGLMGVSHGSVNHCVEDNPKLPPDCQWAIGKTSYISVKDIEEMPDVIKANTIEELASKLYPDNKKAQTQFLATIKRYNELCDKGHDDDFGKTAKRMFPVRHAPFYAGKMGVGASLVVMGGFTVEPSTANVLDTDYNEISGLYACGNVMGGRFLGDYPVVLAGTSHGTCLCYGRLAGYQAAANAKGVQA; translated from the coding sequence ATGGTAGAAAATAACGAACTATCACGTCGCTCGTTTTTAAAACGTAGTGGCGCACTCACACTTGGCTCAGTTGCAGCAGGATCAGCGCTGCTAACAGGCTGTGATAACCCAAATAACCACCTCATCCACCCAGAAAAGGAGACCACAAAAGCACCTGATGTGCCAAAATGGCTAGGTGTCGAGCCTGAAATTTCAGACAAAGATATAAAAGAGACGCTTGAAACCGATGTGCTTATCATCGGTGCTGGCGTTTCAGGGCTTCACGCTGCGCGCGCTGCTAGCGAAAAAGGCGCAAGGGTTATCGTCCTAGAAAAAGCCGGTCGCTTTCAGGTTAGAAGCGGTCAGTACGGCACTCTAGGCAATAAATTTCAAAGAGAGCTTGGTATCAAATATGACAAGAATGCGGCCATAAATGAGCACTTAAAACAGATGGGCTACCGCGCCGATCAGCGCGTTTGGAACTACTGGGCGGATCACAGCGGCGAGGACTTTGACTGGATGATAGAGCTTGCTCCTGCGGTGCATTTTATGAAAGAGACCGATACGCAGCTTGATAGAAGTAAGATAAATTTGATGGTTATGCACTATCCACTCCCGGCCGGATACGACCCAAGTAAGGAAAACAGCCCAAGCTATCCAACTGTTATGTCCTTTTTACCTAGCCAAGAGCCGATGATGGAGCTAGTTTATGAAAAGTCTATAAAACAAGGTGCAAAGTATATCTTTAAAACTCGTGCAAAAAAGCTACTTCGCGACAAAACGACTGGCAAAATGCAAGGAGCGATCGCGCAAAATATGGCTGATGGCTCATATATCAAGATAAATGCTAAGTCGGTGATACTTGCTACGGGCGATTATATGAATGACCCTGAGATGGTAAAGACATTTGTGCCGTGGGTGGCAAATTTCTTCTGTCCGTTTCCAAACAGAGACTACAAAAACAATCCGACCAACACGGGAGACGGACACAAACTTGGCTCATGGATAGGTGCAAAGCTAGAAGACGGACCGCACGCACCAGTCGCTCACACGCTTGGCGGACCGCTTGGCGTTGATGCGTTTTTACTAACAAATGCAAAGGGAGAGCGCTTTACAAATGAAGATCTAAGCGGTCAGCAAGTCACTCAGCCGCTCTCTCGCCAACCAGGAGGCTTTGGCTGGCAAGTATTTGACTCTAAATTTCCAGAGCAAGTCGGCCTCATGGGCGTATCACACGGCAGCGTAAACCACTGTGTAGAAGATAATCCAAAGCTTCCACCTGACTGCCAGTGGGCGATAGGCAAAACATCATATATATCGGTAAAAGATATTGAAGAGATGCCTGATGTCATAAAAGCAAACACCATTGAAGAGCTTGCTAGTAAGCTCTACCCTGATAACAAAAAGGCGCAAACACAGTTTTTGGCGACCATAAAACGATACAACGAGCTATGCGACAAAGGCCATGATGATGACTTTGGCAAGACCGCTAAGAGGATGTTTCCAGTCCGCCATGCGCCGTTTTATGCTGGCAAAATGGGAGTAGGTGCGAGCCTGGTCGTCATGGGCGGCTTCACCGTAGAGCCAAGCACTGCAAATGTGCTAGATACCGACTATAACGAAATTTCAGGACTTTACGCCTGCGGTAACGTTATGGGCGGACGCTTTTTGGGAGATTATCCAGTAGTTTTAGCCGGCACTAGCCACGGAACATGCCTATGCTACGGACGCTTAGCAGGCTATCAGGCTGCGGCAAACGCAAAAGGAGTACAAGCATGA
- a CDS encoding type II toxin-antitoxin system prevent-host-death family antitoxin: protein MPQIVPIKELRNTNEISQLCNSKDEPIFVTKNGYGDLVVMSIKTYDKLVATADIDSAIASSEAKITADTKMLEAKDVFASLKDKYLE from the coding sequence ATGCCTCAAATAGTACCTATAAAAGAGCTTAGAAACACAAATGAAATTTCACAGCTATGCAATAGCAAGGATGAACCAATATTTGTAACTAAAAATGGTTATGGAGACTTGGTTGTGATGAGCATAAAGACATACGATAAGCTAGTAGCCACAGCCGATATAGATAGCGCCATCGCATCATCTGAAGCTAAGATAACAGCAGATACAAAGATGCTAGAAGCAAAAGACGTTTTTGCTAGTTTAAAAGATAAGTATCTTGAGTAA
- a CDS encoding cytochrome c3 family protein, producing MSNRKKYTIIGLIVAAIVGFIAFHQIEAASHKAEFCILCHNMQPEYDSYTKGNLLAKKHKDANVTCHDCHTPTIGEQLNEVRMYATGDFETPTKQRGFTNEQCTSCHKIADIRKKTAHYGLSNPHEGTHNKDNEMLQCQSCHAVHHPQKLNTCMSCHPIDWKVDSSWKMYPPTKK from the coding sequence ATGAGCAATAGAAAAAAATATACGATAATAGGACTAATAGTAGCCGCTATCGTGGGCTTTATAGCTTTTCATCAGATAGAAGCAGCTAGCCACAAGGCTGAATTTTGTATCTTGTGTCACAACATGCAACCAGAATACGACTCTTATACAAAAGGAAATTTGCTAGCTAAAAAGCATAAAGATGCAAATGTAACATGCCACGACTGCCACACTCCAACTATAGGTGAGCAGCTAAATGAGGTCAGGATGTATGCAACTGGCGACTTTGAGACACCAACAAAACAAAGAGGCTTTACTAACGAGCAGTGCACCAGCTGTCACAAGATAGCTGATATCAGGAAAAAGACCGCACACTACGGCCTATCTAACCCACATGAAGGCACTCACAATAAAGACAATGAGATGCTTCAGTGTCAGTCATGCCATGCCGTGCATCATCCGCAAAAGCTAAATACTTGTATGTCTTGCCACCCAATAGACTGGAAGGTAGATAGCAGCTGGAAGATGTATCCTCCTACTAAAAAATAA